The Ananas comosus cultivar F153 linkage group 7, ASM154086v1, whole genome shotgun sequence genome has a window encoding:
- the LOC109713212 gene encoding protein SRC1, with the protein MSGIIHKIEEKLHMGGGGEHKKEEEKHKQEHAKAEEHKKEGEKHHAGGPVEKVKDKTHGEEHGEKKDKKKKKDKKEKKHGDGHSSSSSDSD; encoded by the coding sequence ATGTCGGGTATAATTCACAAGATTGAGGAGAAGCTCCACatggggggagggggagagcacaaaaaagaggaggagaagcaCAAGCAAGAGCACGCCAAGGCGGAGGAGCACAAGAAGGAAGGGGAGAAGCACCATGCAGGAGGGCCTGTTGAGAAGGTCAAGGACAAGACCCACGGCGAAGAGCACGGGGAGAAGAaggataagaagaagaagaaggataagaaggagaagaagcacgGCGACGGccatagcagcagcagcagcgacaGCGACTAG
- the LOC109713525 gene encoding small nuclear ribonucleoprotein-associated protein B'-like, translating to MSMSKGSKMLQFINYRMRVTIQDGRQLVGKFMAFDRHMNLVLGDCEEFRRLPPVKGAKKAGEEREERRTLGLVLLRGEEVVSMTVEGPPPPDDSRAKXGRGVPAAPLVQAQPGLAGPVRGVGGPAPGMMQPQISRPPVPQLSAPPVAYPQVVRPPPPGYPGQPQPPVGRGPPPPMSMQFAPRPGGPPPQFPGPPPQFGQRPMGPPPQMMRGPPPPAPRPGMPPPPRPGMPPPPGAGVPMFAPPRPGMPPPPPNPQQPGQNQQQ from the coding sequence ATGTCGATGTCGAAGGGGTCGAAGATGCTGCAGTTCATCAACTACCGCATGCGCGTGACGATCCAGGACGGGCGGCAGCTGGTGGGCAAGTTCATGGCCTTCGACCGGCACATGAACCTGGTGCTCGGCGACTGCGAGGAGTTCCGGAGGCTGCCCCCCGTGAAGGGCGCGAAGAAGGCCGGCGAGGAGCGCGAGGAGCGCCGCACCCTTggcctcgtcctcctccgcggCGAGGAGGTCGTCTCCATGACGGTCGAGGGCCCCCCTCCCCCCGACGACTCCCGCGCCAAGGNCGGCCGCGGCGTCCCCGCCGCCCCCCTCGTCCAGGCCCAGCCCGGCCTCGCCGGCCCCGtccgcggcgtcggcggcccCGCCCCGGGCATGATGCAGCCCCAGATCTCCCGCCCCCCCGTGCCCCAGCTCTCCGCCCCGCCCGTCGCCTACCCGCAGGTCGTGCGGCCCCCGCCCCCCGGCTACCCCGGCCAGCCCCAGCCCCCCGTCGGCCGCGGCCCCCCGCCGCCCATGTCCATGCAGTTCGCCCCCAGGCCCGGCGGCCCGCCCCCGCAGTTCCCCGGCCCGCCGCCCCAGTTCGGCCAGCGGCCCATGGGCCCTCCCCCGCAGATGATGAGGGGCccgccgccgcccgcgcccAGGCCCGGGATGCCGCCCCCGCCCAGGCCCGGGATGCCGCCCCCGCCCGGCGCAGGCGTGCCCATGTTCGCCCCGCCGAGGCCGgggatgccgccgccgccgccgaatcCCCAGCAGCCCGGCCAGAATCAGCAGCAGTAG